CAGTCtccaaaattcaaaaatcaatggATGGTATTTTATAGAgttttagaaaactcatttgtagGCAAAAACTGACATGAAGTGACatgtggctatttttaaaaatgcattgattTCACTTGATATGAGTACTTACACATTTTCTTGCCAACATATTATTGTGTTTAGTTACAACATGAAATACTAGAACTTACTGATGCTGTCACATAAATAATGACACATATGgggtatttttttctaaaagtggaGGCATTCTGAATTCCAAAATGAATAGCCCTTAAGATATTAAGTACAACAGTGACCCTTCACTAGACAGCAGTGAGAAAGAATGACCTGCAGTTACAAGtactaatacaaatgaatgtcCCCCAAAACACAACATTGATGGAGAGAAGCTAAATGATTCCATTCAtgtcaaagacaaaaagaaggaaatataaacaATACCTGATTTATCCATATGTGCAAATTTGGTGCTAGGTATAGAGCAAAACTGTAAGAAAACCATTCCTATATATTTTACacttttatatatgatataattcacaattaaaaatataaagtaagagTATAAACTAATCTTGTGTGCAGCAGTACCCCTATTTCTTGGGCAGATCTTTTCATCTCTACCCTCTGGAGTCCTGGGGAACAAGCCTATTCATTTTTTCTAAATATCAAAGTGTAGGAATTTGAAGATGATGGTTGTATGTACCACCCTTTAACAAATCTGTTCAACTCATTGATTGTTATTTAATTGCTGGGTGATGAGAGGTTTCCTTTATGAGGCTCTGGGACTGATTAACACATTACTCCATAGCTGGTTAGGGTTCAGGGAGATAGAGCCaccctctcccctgcccagggGAATGTTACCAAGAGAAGTGCTGTCAGGATTCCCAGACCTGGTCACTCTGACACCACTGAGGCTTGGAACTCCAGGGCCCAGGGAGGACAGCTGAGGGGATGGACATTTGCCCTGACTCATCTCTAACTAGGAGATCAGGGGCTGGGTCCCAGGAGACACTCCGTGTGAAAAGCCCACAGATCCTCCTGGCTCCTGTTCCTGAATTGACTGCTCAAGCCCTGGGTCTTTGATCTGTGCTGCTgttagagagaaggaagaaaacggAGATGCCAGTGAGTTTTACAAAGAAGGGTAGGCAAACCAAACAGGTGAGGCAGACCCAACACCTTGTGATTTTGACAAGATCTGAGGATGGTCAGAATTTCCAGGTAAGTCCTGAGTTTTAGGGACAGGAggtcaatacacacacacacacacacacacaccccaatacCCCTAtccctttctcctttctattCCCTTCATTACTCTCAGCAAAATACACCCTGGTTATCTTTACCACCATAAGGAGGACCATGATTTAATATTTGTGAACTTTCTGAGAGTCCAATATGAATTCAGTGCAGATCAGTGGTCCCCAAGTCCACGGCAGGGACTGAGATACTATAACAGCTATAACAGCGCTCAGGACCTCTACACTGTGCCTGGACAATTCACTAACAGCCCACTCAATCCTGAGGGGCTTTCAGAGTCTTTCTACACCACCACCCAAGGAGAGCAACTATCTCTATGCTCATGGATAGTTCAGCAAGCTTTGCTTCATCTTTTTATTGTTaggtttgtatttttctattataattgatttacattgttctgtcaatttcgactgtacagcaaagtgactcagtcataaatatCATCCTTTTTAACTGGAGTCTCAGAATGATTTGAGATAGATTTATTTAGATTCATTTTACAACTGGGGTTCTGATAAGTGAAATGCTTTGACTAAGATGATACAGTTGGAACTCAAACCTGGGACTCACATGTCAAAGTGGGTGCTTTGTCATGGTTACTACTAGGTCAGAGCCATTTCCACCTAAAGCTCATGATGATGACACTGGTGACAATGATTCTTACAATTCTATAACTTGAAAGTTTAGTATCTGTAACTCGGTAGTTAATATTCTATAAATTTACAGTTTTGGAAGCCCCACAGACCATGTACAAGAGAAAGTCCAATTTGCCCCATTTTGAAAGCAGGACAGTCCTAGGTAAACATAGAGGACTAGCTGGTTATCCCATAAAGCATCATCCTTTTGTTAagttcaccaagaaaaaaagagagagagagaaaacaataacATCAGGGGAAGCTAGTATTTAGTGACCATTTGATAGAAACCAGTAATCATTCTGGTTCTGTACAATCCTTATCTGTTTTAGTCCTTACAAGATCATGAGTTAAGTACTGATTttttagagtacagttgatttgcagtgttgtttCAATTTCAACTGCTCAGCAGggtgacccactcatacatatatatattcttcttctcatactatcttccatcatattccaccccaagagattggatttagttccctgtgttgtacagtaggacctcattgcttatccattctaaatataatagtgtgtatctaccaaccccaaactccccatccatcccattttctcccctcttcccctttgcaaccacaagtctgctctccatgtctgtgatctgttcttgtattttagataggatcatttgtgccatattttagattccacacataagtgatatcacatggtatttgtctttctctctcttttatcactttgtatgaaaatctctagccacagccatgttgctacaaatggcattattttgttcttttttatggctgagcagtattccattgtgtttatgtaccacatccttTGTATCCActcatctgccagtggacatttaggttgtttccatgtattggctattgtgaatattcctgcaatgaatatatgggtgcatgtatcattttgaatgaaagttttgtcctgatatatgcccaggagtgggattgctggataatatggttgTTCTGTTAATTATTCTCTTTGAACGGATACAGAAATTGAGGTCAGAAAGACTGAGAaaacttgctcaaggttacaaCCACAAAGGGGATGGTGGCAAATGAAGGTATGACAGACCAAGAAGGATGTATTTTGCCGCCATGTCAAAGATCACAGCACGAGCCTGGCTGCCACTGCCTGTTGGTGTGCACATCTTTCCATGCATACAAATGCAGAAACTGTCATTTTGGATTTTCTAACCCAGAtccttaataaaacatttaatggaTTCTGGCATTTTGATAACTTTCAATTGTCCTATATGGTAAGTCTGTGTCCACATCTTCTAGATGAGAACAATGAGACTTGgagatagttaaaaaaaaaattctacacaaaatgtatttaaaaaatgagggtGTATCTTATTGGTGCAGCAGGAACCTCAGGTTCCATTTTTTCTACCACTGCTTCTAGCAATATTAGGAACAATTATCACAATTTATTGAAGACCTACTCTGTGCGAGTGTTTTGAATATGTCATCTCACTGATTGTCTACAATAAGTATACAAAGTATGCAtacagtttacagatgaggaaactgaagcaaaaaGAGGGTCCTAGGATGTGTAGGTTTCAGAGGAAGACACAGCCAGAAAGGATTCCAAACTAGTCTGTAGGACACCAAAGACAACATTCCTAAGGACTGAGGGTTCGATAATGTTGACcttggtgatggtgatgaagatgatgctGAGGATgctgataatgatgatggtgatgatggtgctgaTGATGGTGAAGATGGTAGGAATGCTTGTTTGTAAAATACCTTTGAGTTTATAAAGTAACTTTTtccacattatctcatttgatggATCTTCAACAGAAAGAGTACAAATAATCCCAGCATGCCAAGAATATCTGAGGGCTACTATGACGGTTCTATGTAATGATCATCCCTTCTCTACTCCCAAAcaacacacacgaacacacacacacagagacactcaaGAGAGACACACCCACAGAGAAATATTCTTAAGAATTTGCTAGTAAATGCATATCCCCCCAAGTTATTTAAACTTCACAAGCCTATGAAATACCAAGCTTTCCTGTTTAAAAAGGTAGGTGTGGACAGAGACTTAGGAATCCTCTTCCCAGCTAATCTCCAGTTCAACATCCTCTGTGAGGCCTACATGACCACCTAGTGGAAAGCTAAAAGTGGAGTTCACCCCCGCCAAAAGCCTCCTAATCATTGTGCTTAGTTCTCATCTTTATACATGTTTGTATGCCCACCAGAAAGAGACACCAGAGCATCTCTGTGACccttgaaaaaaacacagaaaacagacaaaaaacttTGAATGATACAACTTTTGGATTCTACAGGCATTTAAGCACTATTTTCCATGAATTTTGCTACTTTAAATGGGAATCAGAAATCAAACCACTACCTCTGACTTCTTGCTTCTGGGCTTCTCTCCACACCCAGACCAGCAGGCTCTCCTGTTTGGGCTCTTCATGGCCATGTACCTGATCACCATGCTGGGGAATGTGCTCGTCATTCTGGGAATAGGTTCTGACCAGCATCTCCACTCccctatgtatttcttcttggcCAACCTGTCCTTCATAGACACCTGCTCCTGCTGCACCATTGTCCCCAAGGTTCTGGTCAACATCCAGACACAGCATCATACTATCTCCTACACTGGGTGCCTCGTGCAGATGTACTTCTTCATGGCATTAACCCTGCTGGATGACTTCCTGCTGGCTGTGATGGcatatgaccgctacgtggcaaTCTGCCTCCCTCTCCACTACACCATGATCATGTGTCCCCAGCGCTGCCTGCTGCTGGTCACCACATCCTGGCTCTGTGCCCACCTCCTGGCCTTCTCACCCACTCTCCTCATGTCTCAGTTCTCCTTCTGTGACTCTCATTCCATCCCACACTTCTTCTGTGATCTTCTCCCACTCCTCAATCTTGCCTGCTCAGACAAACACATCTTTCAGGTCACCATGTTAACTGAAGCCATACTCTCAGGCGCGATCCCTCTTACCTGTGTCCTGATCTCTTATGCCCACATCATCCACACCATCCTCAGGGTCCCCTCTCCTGGAGGAAAGCACAAAGTCTTCTCTACCTGTGGTGCTCACCTGACAGTTGTCACTCTCTTCTACGGGACCCTCTTTCTGGTGTACttccagccctcctcctcctacTCTGCAGACACTGGAATGGTGTCCTCTGTGATATATacagtggtcacccccatgctgaacccctttatctacagcctgaggaacagggacatgaTGGAGGCTTTGTGCAGATTCTTCAACTGTGGAAAAGTTCTACTCAGTAAAAGGGCTTTTCCCAGATTAGAAGCTCAGTCTCTGTGAAATGCCTTCTTCTCAGATGTCTTCGTTGTTATTTTGAAAACCTCAAGTTCAAATCAGAATGGTTCTCAGCATTCCAAGCAGGTTATAAAAAGGGAGAATGCCTGACTTGGCAGGACTGGGTTAGGATCCACTGGCCAAGGAAAGAGCTACAGCCTGGATGAGGATTAGCCATCAACCCCTGTAGGATGACTTGATTACTGTGTATTGA
This Sus scrofa isolate TJ Tabasco breed Duroc unplaced genomic scaffold, Sscrofa11.1 Contig59, whole genome shotgun sequence DNA region includes the following protein-coding sequences:
- the LOC100525026 gene encoding olfactory receptor 1G1-like, which gives rise to MGIRNQTTTSDFLLLGFSPHPDQQALLFGLFMAMYLITMLGNVLVILGIGSDQHLHSPMYFFLANLSFIDTCSCCTIVPKVLVNIQTQHHTISYTGCLVQMYFFMALTLLDDFLLAVMAYDRYVAICLPLHYTMIMCPQRCLLLVTTSWLCAHLLAFSPTLLMSQFSFCDSHSIPHFFCDLLPLLNLACSDKHIFQVTMLTEAILSGAIPLTCVLISYAHIIHTILRVPSPGGKHKVFSTCGAHLTVVTLFYGTLFLVYFQPSSSYSADTGMVSSVIYTVVTPMLNPFIYSLRNRDMMEALCRFFNCGKVLLSKRAFPRLEAQSL